In Saccharicrinis fermentans DSM 9555 = JCM 21142, a genomic segment contains:
- a CDS encoding SusC/RagA family TonB-linked outer membrane protein, whose product MLRFLMIAFLCLSLGVSSAMAQSKTISGTVRDTEGVPLPGVTVVIKGTTTGTITDIDGNYSLTNIPVGSTLVVSFVGMTTKEIVITDQSMVNVVLESSYIGLEEVVAIGYTTRKKGEVTGSISSVNSETLERTSSKDLEKSLAGKIPGLIVSDKGGYPGSSDVTLLIRGKSTLNNNEPLILIDGITAGSFSHLSAQDIESLTVLKDGAAAIYGARAANGVILITTKRGKSGKPSINLSTSYNVSSFSAKPNLLNSAQFATWQNEAAERKGEALPFTQEDIDKYAAGNDPNYPSTNWSDVTFADYSPESRTSLSISGGNENVKYFVSGDYLDQVGMYKSGDLNFKQYQVRSNLDINICKNLKLGIDLSGRFGDANEPGVEESYIYKHIYVNEPTEVAIYPNGLAAWGGENGSNPYVMSSNESGFVNKVDNDIRAKFSFDWDLSEFVSGLRAKGFAGIRKMSYDKKSWYTPWTVYQFQEGSNDYVPSTGYSQSGNKRILRESFWKFNELMLNATVHYSKVFNEKHTLGAFAGIEQMSSDQREFWAEKKDFPTKDHSELFAGSDDAQQSNGISAEWGRLNYFGSISYDYRKKYFIDLTLRHDGSSNFGPGNRFGTFPGAAVSWSLGNESFMDWSDAWLDVLKIRSSWAIMGNDRIGAFQYLTRYNYSGNTNVAQPNYYLFGVPATRYNGYSSDNVPNPDITWETADMKNLGLNFVMLNNRLSGDINYFYQKREDILITRNASIPDVAGLTLPQENLGKVDNFGWEFELAWNDKMDDFNYNLGANLTQAKNEVVYLDEPADVPEWRKREGHPMDSYIIYPTAGIFYDQEQVDATEVKLPGTVAGEPIYLDTDGNKKIDSNDRIRSYASDVPEIQFGIYGGAAYKGFNLNFLFQGQAKAKMIVYFEEKGALPDFIYKNRWTPENRNSRYPRAFLKGDAYSGNLNTADNFQGADLWLRDASFLRLKELELGYTFAQDKIKIGTLKVYVRGNNLLTMFSDIYDLGLDPEATGYVDFRKSKYPSLKTYTVGLNFNF is encoded by the coding sequence ATGTTAAGATTTTTAATGATTGCTTTTTTGTGTTTATCGCTTGGTGTGTCCTCCGCAATGGCTCAGTCTAAAACTATTTCTGGTACTGTTCGGGATACTGAGGGGGTGCCTTTACCTGGGGTTACGGTTGTTATTAAAGGTACAACTACAGGTACAATTACGGATATCGATGGAAATTATTCCTTAACAAATATTCCTGTTGGCTCTACGTTGGTGGTTTCTTTTGTAGGAATGACGACAAAGGAAATTGTTATTACTGATCAATCGATGGTAAATGTTGTTTTAGAAAGCAGCTATATCGGCCTTGAAGAGGTGGTGGCTATTGGTTATACAACACGTAAAAAAGGGGAGGTTACTGGCTCTATTAGTTCGGTAAATTCTGAAACTCTCGAAAGAACTTCCAGTAAAGATCTTGAAAAATCGTTAGCGGGTAAAATTCCTGGATTAATTGTAAGCGATAAGGGAGGTTACCCAGGTTCTAGTGATGTAACGCTTCTAATACGAGGTAAATCTACATTAAATAACAATGAACCTCTCATCTTAATTGATGGTATTACCGCAGGAAGCTTCTCTCACTTATCTGCACAGGATATTGAGTCATTGACTGTATTAAAAGATGGGGCAGCTGCTATCTACGGAGCAAGAGCAGCGAATGGAGTTATTTTGATTACTACTAAACGCGGAAAATCAGGAAAACCTTCCATCAACTTATCCACTTCTTACAATGTGTCTAGTTTTTCTGCTAAGCCTAACTTGCTAAATTCTGCTCAGTTTGCGACTTGGCAAAATGAAGCTGCAGAGCGAAAAGGAGAGGCTTTGCCTTTTACACAAGAAGATATAGACAAGTATGCAGCTGGAAATGATCCAAATTATCCTAGTACCAATTGGTCTGATGTGACTTTTGCTGATTATTCACCAGAATCTAGAACTTCTTTGTCTATTTCTGGAGGAAATGAAAACGTTAAGTATTTTGTAAGTGGAGATTATTTAGACCAGGTTGGTATGTATAAGTCTGGCGATCTTAATTTTAAACAATATCAAGTCCGTTCGAATTTGGATATAAATATTTGCAAAAATTTGAAATTGGGTATTGATTTGTCTGGTCGATTTGGAGATGCTAACGAACCTGGTGTGGAAGAGAGTTACATTTATAAACATATTTACGTAAATGAACCTACGGAAGTGGCTATTTATCCCAATGGTTTAGCAGCTTGGGGAGGAGAAAATGGTTCGAATCCGTATGTTATGTCTAGCAATGAGTCAGGATTCGTGAATAAAGTAGATAATGATATTCGTGCAAAATTTTCATTTGATTGGGATTTATCAGAATTTGTTAGTGGTTTAAGAGCAAAAGGCTTTGCTGGAATTCGGAAAATGAGTTATGATAAAAAATCGTGGTACACACCTTGGACTGTGTATCAATTTCAAGAAGGATCAAATGACTATGTGCCGTCAACAGGGTATTCGCAAAGTGGTAACAAAAGAATCTTGCGAGAGTCTTTTTGGAAATTTAATGAATTGATGTTAAATGCAACAGTGCATTATTCTAAAGTATTTAATGAGAAACATACATTAGGTGCGTTTGCAGGGATAGAACAAATGAGTTCCGATCAACGTGAGTTTTGGGCTGAAAAAAAGGACTTTCCAACAAAAGACCATTCTGAGTTATTTGCGGGAAGTGATGATGCGCAACAATCGAATGGAATTTCGGCCGAATGGGGAAGACTTAATTATTTTGGTTCCATCAGTTATGATTATAGAAAAAAATATTTCATAGACCTAACATTACGTCATGATGGCTCCAGTAATTTTGGTCCTGGAAATCGCTTTGGAACCTTTCCCGGAGCCGCTGTATCTTGGTCACTGGGCAATGAGTCTTTTATGGATTGGTCGGATGCTTGGTTGGACGTTCTAAAAATTAGATCATCTTGGGCCATTATGGGTAATGATCGTATTGGTGCGTTTCAGTATTTGACACGCTATAATTATAGTGGAAATACCAATGTGGCTCAGCCTAATTATTATTTGTTTGGTGTACCTGCTACTAGATACAATGGCTATTCGAGCGATAATGTTCCTAACCCTGATATTACTTGGGAAACTGCAGATATGAAAAATTTAGGCTTGAACTTCGTTATGCTCAATAACAGATTGTCGGGAGATATCAATTATTTTTATCAGAAACGTGAAGACATACTTATTACAAGGAATGCTTCGATTCCAGATGTTGCTGGGTTAACCTTGCCACAGGAGAACTTGGGAAAAGTGGATAATTTTGGATGGGAATTTGAGTTGGCCTGGAATGATAAAATGGATGATTTTAATTATAACCTGGGCGCAAATCTTACCCAGGCAAAAAATGAAGTAGTGTATTTGGATGAGCCTGCTGATGTCCCGGAGTGGCGTAAACGTGAAGGACATCCAATGGACTCTTATATCATTTATCCAACGGCAGGTATTTTTTATGATCAGGAACAAGTGGATGCCACTGAGGTGAAATTACCAGGTACTGTAGCAGGTGAACCCATCTATTTGGATACCGATGGAAATAAAAAGATTGATTCAAATGACCGTATTCGTTCGTATGCCTCGGACGTACCTGAAATTCAGTTTGGTATTTATGGAGGTGCAGCGTATAAAGGGTTTAACCTTAATTTCTTATTCCAAGGACAAGCCAAGGCAAAGATGATCGTATATTTTGAAGAAAAAGGGGCCTTGCCTGACTTTATATACAAGAATAGATGGACACCTGAAAACCGTAATTCGAGATACCCAAGGGCCTTTCTTAAAGGAGATGCATATAGTGGTAATTTGAATACAGCAGATAATTTTCAAGGAGCCGATTTATGGTTGCGTGATGCTTCTTTTTTACGATTGAAGGAATTGGAGCTGGGGTATACTTTTGCACAGGATAAAATTAAAATTGGTACTCTAAAGGTATATGTAAGAGGAAATAACTTGCTTACCATGTTTTCTGATATTTATGATCTGGGTCTTGATCCCGAAGCAACAGGGTATGTTGACTTTAGGAAAAGTAAATATCCTTCTTTGAAAACATATACAGTTGGGCTGAATTTTAATTTTTAA
- a CDS encoding bifunctional 4-hydroxy-2-oxoglutarate aldolase/2-dehydro-3-deoxy-phosphogluconate aldolase translates to MQPIAQRAMSPEIITKIHDCGIIAVLVLDELKHAVPVAQALLEGGVNAIELTLRTSVAMDAARIIKKEVPEMNLGFGTVLTVDQVKAITDLGADFAVAPGCNPKIIAEAYKQGLSFAPGVATPSDIEIAVEEGCRVLKYFPAETAGGMVHLNNMVAPYQYLGLSFIPLGGCNIDNASSYLKSSLITAIGGSWVAKRSLIQAENWEAIKLNAQNIRDLIIRIRNN, encoded by the coding sequence ATGCAACCTATTGCACAAAGGGCTATGTCGCCTGAGATAATTACAAAAATACATGATTGTGGTATAATAGCGGTATTGGTATTGGATGAACTGAAACATGCAGTTCCGGTTGCCCAGGCTCTTCTTGAAGGGGGCGTGAATGCTATTGAATTAACACTCCGTACATCTGTTGCCATGGACGCAGCTCGTATAATAAAAAAGGAAGTTCCAGAAATGAATTTAGGTTTTGGAACGGTTTTAACCGTTGATCAAGTGAAAGCTATTACTGATCTAGGAGCCGATTTTGCCGTAGCTCCTGGTTGTAATCCTAAAATTATTGCAGAAGCATATAAACAAGGCTTATCTTTTGCGCCAGGAGTTGCGACCCCATCAGATATTGAAATAGCTGTTGAGGAAGGATGTAGAGTGCTTAAATATTTTCCTGCAGAAACGGCTGGCGGTATGGTGCATCTAAATAATATGGTGGCTCCTTATCAATATTTAGGATTATCTTTTATCCCCTTGGGTGGATGTAATATTGATAATGCGTCTTCTTATTTGAAATCTTCATTAATTACTGCAATCGGTGGTTCATGGGTGGCTAAACGTTCTCTTATTCAAGCAGAAAATTGGGAGGCTATCAAATTAAATGCACAGAATATTAGGGATTTAATCATAAGAATTAGAAATAATTAG
- a CDS encoding AraC family transcriptional regulator, with translation MKLILKNTDSFKNERIDITKKEIPCLDSSWHYHAQFELLYISKSNGIRFVGDSVSHFFPGDLVLVGPYLPHLWRNDSSYYKQEETNKVKTIIIKFSKDFIGENTFNLPEFSKINQLLEKSKFGVSFGKDVSRMLHNELLCIIDLTPAEQSVKLLDILCRLSLTEEKRTLSSADMRQYTTENSPRLDEVIKYISNNYFKDISLKDVSDVACMTTNSFCRFFKKMTNKSYVQFLNEVRIRNASRLLVQEEITISDVCYRVGYKSVTNFNKQFKQIVGCTPNTYRTKL, from the coding sequence ATGAAACTAATACTGAAAAATACCGATAGCTTTAAAAATGAGCGGATTGATATTACCAAAAAAGAAATACCATGTTTAGATTCTTCGTGGCATTATCATGCTCAGTTTGAACTGTTATATATTTCTAAAAGTAATGGTATTCGTTTTGTGGGTGATAGTGTTTCTCATTTTTTCCCGGGTGATTTAGTATTGGTAGGACCTTATCTACCTCATCTATGGCGTAACGATTCGTCGTATTATAAACAAGAAGAGACGAATAAAGTAAAAACTATTATTATAAAGTTTTCTAAAGATTTTATAGGAGAAAATACATTTAATTTACCTGAGTTTTCCAAAATCAATCAATTGTTGGAAAAATCTAAATTTGGAGTGAGTTTTGGTAAAGATGTGAGTAGGATGTTGCATAACGAATTGCTGTGTATCATTGATTTGACGCCGGCAGAACAATCTGTGAAACTTTTAGACATTCTTTGCCGCTTGTCTCTTACTGAAGAAAAAAGGACTTTATCTTCAGCCGATATGCGTCAATATACCACGGAGAATTCTCCTCGTTTGGATGAGGTTATCAAGTATATCTCTAATAATTATTTTAAAGATATTAGCTTGAAAGATGTATCTGATGTAGCCTGTATGACTACCAATTCATTTTGTCGTTTTTTTAAAAAAATGACCAATAAATCATATGTGCAATTTCTGAATGAAGTTCGTATTCGTAACGCTTCTCGTTTATTGGTTCAAGAAGAAATAACAATATCAGATGTTTGTTATCGGGTAGGATATAAGTCTGTTACTAATTTTAACAAGCAGTTTAAGCAAATTGTAGGTTGCACGCCTAACACTTACCGTACTAAATTGTAA
- a CDS encoding sugar kinase produces the protein MKTIITFGEIMGRICPENFQRFRQSMPGKLDMTFAGAEANVAASIAMLGGDVRFVTALPDNEMTGACVTVLKGIGVDTSGIKLTNYGRFGLYFVERGANQRPSKVMYDRDFSAVSMTKGDAYDWTSLLKDAGWLHTTGITPALSEVSAQATEVAVRTAKEKGLMVSCDLNFRKKLWQWQNGTTATELAEKTMRSILPYVDVVIANEEDAHDVLGISAENTDIEEAKLDVNKYEGVAKEIVRQFPNVRKVAITLRESFSATHNNWGAMLFDAKTKKMHLAPVKDGKYSPYQIKNIIDRVGGGDSFGAALVFALNTPELAKPQHAIRFAVASSCLCHSINGDFNYVSRDEVETLMNGSTSGRVVR, from the coding sequence ATGAAAACAATAATAACATTTGGTGAAATTATGGGACGAATTTGTCCCGAGAATTTTCAGCGTTTTAGACAAAGTATGCCAGGTAAACTTGACATGACTTTTGCGGGTGCCGAAGCTAATGTAGCTGCATCTATTGCTATGTTGGGAGGTGATGTTCGATTTGTTACTGCACTCCCCGATAATGAAATGACCGGAGCGTGTGTAACGGTATTGAAGGGTATTGGAGTAGATACTTCTGGTATTAAATTGACTAATTACGGACGTTTTGGATTGTATTTTGTTGAGCGAGGAGCTAATCAGCGTCCTAGTAAAGTGATGTATGATCGTGACTTTTCTGCAGTTTCTATGACAAAGGGTGATGCGTATGACTGGACTTCTTTGTTAAAAGATGCGGGGTGGTTGCATACAACAGGCATAACACCCGCCCTTTCAGAGGTGTCGGCACAAGCAACAGAAGTGGCTGTGCGCACGGCTAAAGAGAAAGGTTTAATGGTATCTTGTGATTTAAATTTCCGTAAAAAATTGTGGCAATGGCAAAATGGTACTACAGCAACAGAATTGGCCGAAAAAACGATGCGATCAATTTTACCCTATGTGGATGTAGTTATTGCCAACGAGGAAGATGCTCATGATGTACTAGGTATCTCTGCTGAGAATACCGATATAGAGGAAGCCAAACTCGATGTAAATAAATACGAAGGGGTAGCAAAGGAGATTGTACGACAGTTTCCTAATGTAAGAAAGGTAGCTATTACTTTGCGCGAGAGTTTCTCTGCTACACATAATAATTGGGGCGCTATGTTATTTGATGCTAAAACGAAAAAAATGCATTTAGCTCCTGTAAAAGATGGTAAATATTCACCGTACCAAATAAAAAATATCATTGACCGTGTAGGAGGGGGTGATTCCTTTGGTGCCGCTTTGGTCTTTGCTCTTAATACACCTGAGTTGGCCAAGCCACAGCATGCTATTCGATTTGCAGTTGCCTCTTCTTGTTTGTGTCATTCTATTAATGGTGACTTTAATTATGTATCTCGAGATGAAGTGGAGACATTGATGAACGGATCTACTTCTGGTAGAGTTGTAAGATAA
- a CDS encoding RagB/SusD family nutrient uptake outer membrane protein: MKNIKLTYLLILFVLLVSYSCEDVLETNAKDAFAEDLIYEDPDQVERLVYTAYNSTEGWGVNRFQWWSRRFNIEAASFEAKFNFNNLDLFKLRSVGITPSSMGVWLQKWSNYWDYVRSCNEFLDRIDNSVAMSVDAERVNVLKAEMKFLRANLYAKLINYYGGVPIMNRALGLQDDFNLERNSYEECVDFIVSELDEVAAILPETRPETEFGRATKLSALAVKSRILLYAASKLHDPSSAPANDPLYVYTKSSKWQDAADAAKEIVDIVEGRDLIAVADAEEYQKLFLSPNQDILFARPYGSAYYDFGTDANSLWDQTQSPNGYGGWGLSSPTHNFALQFNMQDGSGTTSAAFDPLNPNANREMRYYANLLFNGAQFRGRDVQYYLSDDVNKFPHGLDSPEGIGNTSHSSKTGYNIRKFQDESVDVAGGISPQRPYILYRLAEIYLNYAEALYHIPGQEVVAREYLNKVSTRALQPEITASGDELLEAIKRERRVELCFEGHNFFDERRWMEDDHLGFDIKGLKWTKTDDGSLTFVEETVVTRPWYNKHYYLPIPSVELEKAPSLLQNYDY; this comes from the coding sequence ATGAAAAATATAAAATTAACATATTTATTGATACTATTCGTATTGCTGGTAAGTTACAGTTGCGAAGACGTTTTAGAAACCAATGCAAAGGATGCTTTTGCCGAAGATTTAATATACGAAGACCCTGACCAAGTGGAACGCTTAGTTTATACAGCTTACAATAGTACCGAGGGTTGGGGGGTAAACCGTTTTCAGTGGTGGAGTAGGAGATTTAATATTGAAGCAGCTTCTTTTGAAGCAAAATTTAATTTTAATAATTTGGATCTTTTTAAATTACGGAGCGTAGGGATTACACCCAGCAGTATGGGCGTGTGGTTGCAAAAATGGAGTAATTATTGGGATTATGTTCGTTCTTGTAACGAATTCTTGGATAGAATAGACAACAGTGTGGCAATGAGTGTGGATGCTGAAAGAGTCAATGTGCTGAAAGCGGAAATGAAATTTTTGCGAGCAAATTTGTATGCCAAATTAATAAATTATTATGGGGGTGTACCTATTATGAACCGGGCATTAGGTTTACAAGATGATTTTAATTTGGAGCGTAATAGTTATGAAGAATGTGTGGACTTTATTGTCAGTGAATTAGATGAAGTGGCTGCCATTCTTCCGGAAACACGTCCCGAAACAGAGTTTGGTAGAGCGACTAAATTGTCGGCTTTAGCAGTGAAGTCACGTATATTATTGTATGCAGCCAGTAAGCTGCACGATCCTTCATCTGCACCCGCAAATGATCCTTTATATGTTTATACAAAATCATCTAAATGGCAAGATGCTGCAGATGCTGCGAAAGAAATTGTAGACATAGTGGAAGGACGTGATCTGATTGCTGTAGCGGATGCAGAGGAATATCAGAAGTTGTTCTTATCTCCCAACCAGGACATTTTGTTTGCTAGACCTTATGGATCTGCATATTATGATTTTGGTACAGATGCAAATTCATTGTGGGATCAAACACAATCACCCAATGGTTACGGTGGTTGGGGCTTATCTTCACCTACACATAACTTTGCTTTGCAATTTAATATGCAGGATGGGAGTGGAACAACGAGTGCTGCGTTTGACCCATTAAATCCCAATGCAAATCGTGAAATGAGGTATTACGCAAACCTACTTTTTAATGGAGCTCAATTTAGAGGTCGTGATGTTCAGTATTATTTATCAGATGACGTGAATAAATTCCCTCATGGCTTAGACTCTCCTGAAGGTATAGGTAATACCTCGCACTCGTCAAAAACAGGTTATAATATCCGTAAATTTCAAGATGAAAGTGTTGATGTAGCAGGAGGTATTTCACCTCAACGTCCATATATTTTATATCGTTTGGCCGAAATTTATTTAAATTATGCTGAAGCTTTATACCATATTCCAGGCCAGGAAGTAGTCGCCAGAGAGTATCTTAATAAGGTTTCTACAAGAGCTCTGCAACCTGAGATTACAGCTAGTGGGGACGAGCTTCTGGAAGCTATTAAAAGAGAAAGAAGAGTAGAGCTTTGTTTTGAAGGTCATAATTTTTTTGATGAAAGACGGTGGATGGAAGACGACCACTTAGGATTTGATATAAAAGGTTTAAAATGGACGAAAACTGATGATGGGTCTTTGACCTTTGTTGAAGAAACAGTAGTTACAAGGCCATGGTATAACAAGCATTATTATTTACCAATTCCCTCTGTAGAGCTTGAAAAAGCTCCTTCTTTATTGCAGAACTACGATTATTAA
- a CDS encoding glycoside hydrolase family 2 TIM barrel-domain containing protein — translation MKRVIISLGLLLFIAVPLIYAQNDWENELMYEKNKMHARIPTYSYINVDDALSGKRVKARMKSLNGTWKFKFVPSVEKRPRDFMAADFMGADWNDIPVPSNWELQGYGQPIYTNIIYPFTPDILNIPKSQQNYMGPMPPRPPKIYRNNPVGSYYRDFEVSKEWKDLSVILHFGGVSSAFYVWVNGKEVGYSQGSRLAAEFDVTQYLQEGTNRLAVQVFRWSDGSYLEDQDMWRLSGIHREVMLLVQPKISLNDFYVRTKFDANIQDAKLEVRPKVWVKKETDHLDDWILSASLYDADHNKVVDLSSVSVGAVYNERWPQRDITKWGMMEANVRTPRKWSAEEPYLYKLVFELRDPNKQLVEVRSQSIGFRKIEFGRNNALLVNGKEVKLMGVNRHEHHPVRGKALTRDDMRKDVELLKQFNFNAVRTSHYPNDPFFYELCNEYGLYVMDEANVECHHLGSYIPQQPSWAAPILSRIIRMVERDKNNPCVISWSMGNEAGTGPAFAAAAGWVKDFDPSRFIHYEGAQGDPTSPYYKEGAFVKDAYRGPYMSNPTDPSYVDVLSRMYPKLYQLNNMSRSPHIKRPIVMCEYLHAMGNSIGTLGEFWDTIRVRPNLIGGFIWDMIDQGIMKTHESGQPYFAYGGDFGDEPNASNFCLNGVFATDRTPNPHAWECKYVFQPFSFEDEDVLHGDIRAFNRFAFTNLNKYELRWSVSENGKELQSGVLSPQDIAPSSVGSIHIPFKPMAFKNECEYWLRLSVHELEDRLWCKKGYEIATDQILMRGKSNQYLYMSSVKSLVKWEENSDVIQVKGKDFSASVDKLNGHLVSYVVKGKEQLSSPLRPNFWRPLTDNDSRFRRLYNKAKIWQRAQAELKTTSVKVNSEKNTELDIVVNQHLDDLIILKTIYTIFSDGVIDVKMHLNAASSLPDLVKFGVTLGVSSKYKQTAYYGNGPHETYIDRKRNAQVDEYQFNTGDLFYNYAKPQENGNRTDVRWLKMSEKGKGGIEFMAEPLFGFSVWPYSAENIEKAQHTYDLQKQGFYTVNINMGQAGLGGMSASPLDHQRLKAGNYNFQFRMKVSK, via the coding sequence ATGAAGCGAGTTATTATTTCTCTTGGGTTACTGTTATTTATTGCTGTGCCGTTGATTTATGCCCAAAACGATTGGGAAAACGAATTAATGTACGAAAAAAATAAGATGCATGCCCGGATACCTACTTATTCTTATATAAATGTAGATGATGCTCTTTCTGGTAAAAGGGTAAAGGCACGTATGAAATCATTAAATGGAACCTGGAAATTTAAGTTTGTTCCCAGTGTGGAGAAACGTCCAAGAGATTTTATGGCTGCAGATTTTATGGGTGCCGATTGGAATGATATACCTGTGCCTTCCAATTGGGAATTACAAGGTTATGGACAGCCTATTTATACTAATATTATTTATCCTTTTACACCTGATATTTTAAATATACCCAAGAGTCAGCAAAACTACATGGGACCTATGCCTCCTCGCCCACCTAAAATATATCGTAATAACCCTGTGGGGAGTTATTATCGCGATTTTGAGGTGTCTAAGGAATGGAAAGATTTATCAGTAATTTTACATTTCGGGGGAGTGTCTTCTGCTTTTTATGTTTGGGTGAATGGTAAGGAAGTGGGGTATAGTCAGGGTAGTAGACTGGCTGCCGAATTTGATGTGACCCAGTATTTGCAGGAAGGAACCAATAGATTGGCTGTTCAAGTATTTCGTTGGAGTGATGGTAGTTATCTTGAGGATCAGGATATGTGGCGCTTGAGTGGTATTCATAGAGAAGTAATGCTCTTGGTTCAGCCTAAAATTTCGTTGAACGATTTTTATGTGCGAACAAAGTTTGATGCCAATATACAGGATGCAAAGTTAGAAGTACGCCCTAAAGTGTGGGTAAAAAAAGAAACGGATCACCTCGACGACTGGATATTATCAGCTAGCTTATATGATGCGGATCATAACAAAGTAGTAGATTTGTCTTCTGTTTCAGTGGGTGCAGTTTATAATGAGCGCTGGCCGCAACGGGATATCACAAAATGGGGAATGATGGAAGCCAACGTTAGAACACCTCGTAAATGGTCGGCAGAGGAACCTTATTTGTATAAATTGGTGTTCGAACTAAGGGATCCGAATAAGCAGCTTGTTGAAGTTAGAAGCCAGTCGATAGGTTTTCGAAAAATCGAGTTTGGACGTAATAATGCTTTGTTAGTAAATGGGAAAGAGGTGAAGTTAATGGGTGTGAATCGTCATGAGCATCACCCTGTACGTGGGAAAGCACTTACTCGTGATGATATGCGTAAGGATGTTGAGTTGCTGAAGCAGTTTAATTTTAATGCGGTACGTACTTCTCATTATCCCAATGATCCATTTTTTTATGAGCTATGTAATGAGTATGGTTTATATGTGATGGATGAAGCTAATGTAGAGTGCCATCATTTAGGAAGCTATATTCCTCAACAACCTTCTTGGGCAGCTCCTATTTTGAGTCGTATTATTCGCATGGTAGAACGAGACAAAAATAACCCCTGTGTTATCTCTTGGTCTATGGGAAATGAAGCTGGTACTGGTCCTGCCTTTGCGGCTGCTGCAGGGTGGGTTAAAGATTTTGATCCTTCGCGTTTTATCCATTACGAAGGAGCTCAAGGTGATCCTACAAGTCCGTACTATAAGGAAGGAGCGTTTGTGAAAGATGCCTACCGTGGGCCTTATATGTCTAATCCTACCGATCCTTCATATGTTGACGTATTGAGTCGTATGTATCCTAAATTATATCAACTTAATAATATGTCTCGAAGTCCACATATTAAGCGTCCTATTGTTATGTGTGAATATCTTCATGCCATGGGTAATTCAATAGGGACATTGGGAGAATTTTGGGATACTATTCGAGTACGACCAAATTTAATTGGTGGCTTTATATGGGATATGATTGATCAGGGCATCATGAAAACCCATGAAAGTGGTCAGCCATACTTTGCTTATGGTGGCGACTTTGGAGACGAACCCAATGCTTCAAATTTTTGCTTAAATGGTGTGTTTGCTACTGATAGAACGCCAAATCCTCATGCTTGGGAATGTAAATATGTATTTCAACCGTTTTCGTTTGAAGATGAGGATGTGCTGCATGGCGATATAAGAGCATTCAATCGTTTCGCTTTTACAAACCTAAATAAGTATGAGTTACGTTGGTCTGTTTCTGAAAATGGGAAAGAATTGCAATCAGGAGTGTTGAGCCCTCAAGATATTGCTCCTAGTTCGGTAGGTTCTATCCATATTCCATTTAAGCCAATGGCTTTTAAAAACGAGTGTGAATACTGGCTGCGTTTGAGTGTACATGAGCTAGAGGATCGTCTTTGGTGTAAAAAAGGGTATGAAATAGCTACGGATCAAATACTGATGAGAGGTAAGTCTAATCAATACTTGTATATGTCAAGCGTTAAATCACTCGTGAAATGGGAAGAGAATTCTGATGTTATTCAGGTAAAAGGGAAAGATTTTTCTGCCAGTGTTGACAAATTAAATGGTCATTTAGTTTCTTATGTGGTGAAAGGTAAAGAACAACTGTCATCACCATTACGACCTAATTTTTGGCGCCCTTTGACCGATAATGACTCTAGGTTTAGGCGTCTTTACAATAAGGCGAAAATATGGCAGCGTGCCCAAGCTGAACTTAAAACAACCTCTGTTAAAGTTAATTCGGAAAAGAATACTGAGCTCGATATTGTTGTAAATCAACATTTAGATGATCTCATTATTTTGAAAACGATTTATACTATTTTTAGTGATGGAGTTATTGATGTAAAGATGCATTTGAATGCAGCATCATCTCTGCCCGACTTGGTTAAGTTTGGTGTGACTTTAGGTGTGTCGTCGAAATATAAGCAGACAGCCTATTATGGTAACGGACCACATGAAACGTATATAGATCGCAAACGCAATGCGCAGGTTGATGAATATCAGTTTAATACCGGTGATCTCTTTTATAATTATGCCAAGCCCCAAGAAAACGGTAACCGTACAGATGTACGCTGGTTGAAAATGAGTGAAAAAGGCAAGGGGGGAATTGAGTTTATGGCTGAGCCTTTGTTTGGATTTTCTGTATGGCCTTATTCAGCCGAAAATATTGAGAAGGCACAACATACTTATGACTTGCAGAAGCAGGGTTTTTATACGGTAAATATAAATATGGGACAGGCTGGATTGGGAGGAATGAGTGCTAGTCCGCTTGATCATCAAAGATTAAAAGCAGGTAATTATAATTTTCAGTTTAGAATGAAAGTATCTAAGTAA